A stretch of Dietzia lutea DNA encodes these proteins:
- a CDS encoding HpcH/HpaI aldolase/citrate lyase family protein produces MTPAPTWIPPGPALLFCPADRPERYGKAADRADVVILDLEDAVAPADRPAARDALRASSLDPERTIVRVNPVGTEDHAADLEAVAETGYRCIMLAKSESAAQVTDVHTATGAAVLALVETPLGVVRAEEIASAPGCTGMMWGAEDLLAAMGGSTSRFSTAEAGGPRVAGEYRDVPRHARARVALAAAAFGRWAVDSVHLDIADEAGQRAEALDAVALGFVGTACIHPSQVAVVRQAYAPDDDEVAWARKVLAAAEHNQGVFRLDGRMVDGPVFRQAEATMRRASAAT; encoded by the coding sequence TGACCCCCGCCCCGACCTGGATCCCGCCCGGGCCCGCGCTGCTGTTCTGCCCGGCCGATCGGCCGGAGCGCTACGGCAAGGCCGCCGACCGGGCGGACGTGGTGATCCTCGACCTCGAGGACGCCGTCGCGCCGGCCGACCGCCCCGCGGCCCGGGACGCGCTGCGCGCCTCGTCGCTGGACCCGGAGCGCACGATCGTCCGCGTCAACCCGGTGGGGACCGAGGATCACGCGGCCGACCTCGAGGCCGTCGCGGAGACCGGGTACCGCTGCATCATGCTCGCCAAGAGCGAGTCGGCCGCGCAGGTGACCGACGTCCACACCGCGACCGGGGCGGCGGTCCTCGCGCTCGTGGAGACGCCGCTCGGCGTGGTCCGCGCCGAGGAGATCGCCTCCGCGCCCGGGTGCACCGGGATGATGTGGGGCGCCGAGGACCTGCTCGCCGCGATGGGCGGCTCGACGAGCCGCTTCTCGACCGCCGAGGCGGGCGGCCCCCGCGTGGCGGGCGAGTACCGCGACGTGCCGCGTCACGCCCGCGCGCGGGTAGCGCTCGCCGCGGCCGCGTTCGGTCGGTGGGCGGTGGACTCCGTCCACCTGGACATCGCCGACGAGGCCGGTCAGCGCGCCGAGGCTCTCGACGCCGTGGCGCTGGGGTTCGTGGGTACCGCCTGCATCCATCCGTCCCAGGTGGCGGTGGTGCGGCAGGCCTACGCGCCCGACGACGACGAGGTGGCCTGGGCCCGGAAGGTACTCGCCGCCGCGGAGCACAACCAGGGCGTGTTCCGGCTGGACGGTCGCATGGTCGACGGTCCCGTCTTCCGCCAGGCCGAGGCGACGATGCGTCGGGCCTCGGCCGCCACCTGA